A stretch of the Flavobacterium aquiphilum genome encodes the following:
- a CDS encoding restriction endonuclease PLD domain-containing protein, with amino-acid sequence MTDFADFFGEVDFSQLKKLHLITTLSPKSFDQIKKISSLISFIEFPDIKDKKVINQISLNNKLHGKIYIFKKDDNYVSAIVSSANFTDSGLSRNHEWGIEISDKVEIKKLETSILDSIEFSNLSFDEIYRMQQATTNFLAKQPQTETRDIDLKLTDLLSSSSWTSQLNDTIVFWLKPIGVTDNPVTEDRLFNSLEQELNFSKLRPNGVKPNDILIAYGVGTTKILSVYRVTSFPQMATPEEIEEDDWLERWPWYVDAENLTPNFGATWGSHNLWINSLKDEFLAANPDEAITAVGGQTLGALNYGKDKLKLSPDFAKFIIDKVVAINDRR; translated from the coding sequence ATGACAGACTTTGCGGACTTCTTTGGCGAGGTTGACTTTTCGCAACTAAAAAAACTACACTTAATCACGACACTTTCACCAAAGTCGTTTGACCAAATAAAGAAAATCAGTTCACTTATTTCTTTTATTGAATTTCCCGACATCAAAGACAAAAAAGTGATTAACCAAATTTCACTTAACAACAAGTTGCACGGCAAAATTTATATCTTCAAAAAGGACGACAATTATGTTTCCGCAATTGTGTCATCTGCAAACTTTACAGACAGCGGACTTTCCAGAAACCACGAGTGGGGTATAGAAATTTCAGATAAAGTTGAAATCAAAAAACTTGAAACATCAATTCTTGATAGCATTGAGTTTTCAAATTTGAGCTTTGACGAAATATATCGTATGCAACAAGCAACGACAAACTTTTTAGCAAAACAACCACAGACAGAAACACGGGATATTGACTTAAAACTTACTGACTTACTTTCTTCTTCAAGTTGGACTTCTCAGCTTAACGACACAATTGTATTTTGGCTCAAACCTATTGGTGTTACAGACAATCCTGTAACGGAGGATAGGCTTTTTAATAGTTTAGAACAAGAATTAAACTTTTCTAAGTTGAGACCGAATGGAGTAAAGCCGAATGACATTCTTATTGCCTACGGAGTTGGCACAACAAAAATTTTATCGGTTTACAGAGTAACGTCTTTTCCGCAAATGGCGACACCTGAAGAAATTGAGGAGGATGATTGGTTGGAAAGATGGCCTTGGTATGTGGATGCAGAAAATTTAACTCCAAACTTTGGTGCGACTTGGGGAAGTCATAATCTTTGGATAAACTCTCTCAAAGACGAATTTTTGGCAGCTAATCCTGACGAAGCCATTACAGCAGTTGGCGGACAAACTTTAGGTGCATTAAATTACGGCAAAGACAAATTGAAACTATCTCCCGATTTTGCTAAATTCATTATTGACAAAGTTGTAGCTATTAACGACAGACGATGA
- a CDS encoding Panacea domain-containing protein, which yields MEYVIIAVLLIVLFLVFLREEEKQRVMSYSPTTIANYFIEKHSKDGELTPMKLLKLTYIAYGWYLAVTEKTKKLLNEQPVAWDYGPVFPSLYGNLKRVGDLKIKDKLPNQASGEKITSEDEKFLDKIWSIYGKFDGVYLSALTHQEGTPWKEVYCPGCNSILNDDSIYEHYKSKLTPSA from the coding sequence ATGGAATACGTAATTATAGCAGTTTTGTTAATTGTCTTATTTTTAGTATTTTTGCGGGAAGAAGAAAAACAAAGAGTTATGTCGTATAGTCCAACTACAATAGCAAATTATTTTATAGAAAAGCACTCCAAAGACGGAGAGTTAACACCTATGAAATTACTAAAACTTACTTACATTGCTTACGGTTGGTATTTAGCAGTTACAGAAAAGACTAAAAAACTACTAAACGAACAGCCAGTAGCTTGGGACTATGGTCCAGTTTTTCCCTCTCTATATGGGAACTTGAAAAGAGTTGGAGATTTGAAAATAAAGGATAAATTACCTAACCAAGCTTCAGGAGAAAAAATAACATCAGAAGACGAAAAATTTTTAGATAAAATTTGGAGTATTTATGGAAAGTTTGATGGTGTTTATCTAAGTGCTTTAACTCACCAAGAAGGAACACCTTGGAAAGAGGTGTACTGTCCAGGTTGCAATTCTATACTAAACGATGATAGTATTTATGAGCATTATAAATCAAAGCTAACACCCTCTGCTTAA